In Paenibacillus sp. FSL R7-0345, a single window of DNA contains:
- a CDS encoding mannitol dehydrogenase family protein yields MLRLTRSSIRNEAAAWEAAGVELPKFDYDTVAQNTLEKPEWVHFGVGNIFRGFVANAHQKLLDSGAADTGIIAAETFDFEMIDKVYKPYDNLTLLVLMNARGDFQKKIISSIVEGITADKTREADDRRLTEIFENPSLQMASFTITEKGYSLTGPNGQYLGIVEKDIAGGPERPVHAMSIVAALAYKRYLKGAYPMTFVSMDNCSHNGDKLKNGIVTIAKEWAAKGSVEAGFVDYLLNEQLITFPLSMIDKITPRPSETVQAALLEQGIGEMDVIVTSKNTYTAPFVNAEISEYLVIEDKFTNGRPALEQAGIIFTDRDTVNNIETMKVTTCLNPLHTALAVSGCLLGYTLIADEMKDDTLRKLVEIIGYKEGLPVVVDPGIISPKQFLDEVLKERFANPFIPDAPQRIATDTSQKVGIRFGETIKSYVRREDLDPADLTAIPLAIAVWCRYLLGVDDKGEAFTLSPDPLLDTLQGHLQGVKLGDTSSNVRAILEDEQLFGVKLYDIGLGGKIEGMFYELLAGTGAVRSTLEKYVK; encoded by the coding sequence ATGCTGCGCCTGACCCGATCCAGTATCCGTAATGAAGCGGCCGCCTGGGAGGCCGCCGGTGTAGAGCTTCCCAAGTTCGACTATGACACCGTTGCGCAGAATACGCTGGAGAAGCCGGAATGGGTACATTTCGGCGTAGGCAACATCTTCCGCGGTTTTGTGGCGAATGCCCATCAGAAGCTGCTCGACAGCGGGGCGGCGGACACGGGGATTATTGCGGCGGAGACGTTTGATTTTGAAATGATCGACAAGGTCTACAAGCCGTATGACAATCTGACACTGCTGGTGCTGATGAATGCGCGCGGCGACTTCCAGAAGAAGATCATAAGCAGCATCGTGGAAGGCATCACTGCCGACAAAACCCGCGAAGCGGATGACCGGCGGCTGACTGAAATCTTCGAGAACCCGAGCCTGCAGATGGCCAGCTTCACGATTACAGAGAAGGGCTATTCCCTGACCGGCCCGAACGGCCAATATCTCGGCATAGTGGAGAAGGATATCGCCGGCGGACCGGAGCGGCCGGTCCATGCGATGAGTATCGTGGCTGCCCTTGCATACAAGCGGTATCTGAAGGGCGCATACCCGATGACTTTTGTCAGCATGGATAACTGCTCGCATAACGGGGATAAGCTCAAGAACGGGATCGTTACAATTGCCAAGGAATGGGCGGCAAAAGGCTCGGTGGAAGCAGGATTTGTGGACTATCTGCTGAATGAGCAGCTGATTACTTTCCCGCTGTCGATGATCGATAAAATCACACCGCGCCCGTCCGAAACCGTCCAGGCTGCACTGCTGGAGCAGGGGATTGGCGAGATGGATGTTATTGTTACCTCCAAGAATACCTATACCGCACCGTTTGTTAATGCCGAGATCAGCGAATATCTGGTCATTGAAGACAAGTTCACGAATGGCCGTCCGGCGCTGGAGCAGGCGGGGATTATTTTCACCGACCGGGATACGGTCAATAATATAGAAACGATGAAGGTAACTACCTGCCTTAACCCGCTGCATACGGCGCTTGCCGTATCCGGCTGCCTGCTCGGCTACACCCTGATTGCTGATGAGATGAAGGACGATACGCTGCGCAAGCTGGTTGAGATTATCGGCTACAAGGAAGGGCTGCCGGTTGTTGTTGATCCGGGTATTATCAGTCCGAAGCAGTTCCTTGATGAGGTGCTGAAGGAACGCTTCGCCAATCCGTTCATTCCCGATGCGCCGCAGCGGATCGCAACAGATACCTCGCAAAAGGTGGGCATCCGTTTCGGGGAAACGATTAAATCGTATGTCCGCAGGGAGGACCTGGACCCGGCTGACCTGACGGCCATCCCGCTGGCCATTGCTGTATGGTGCCGTTATCTGCTGGGTGTGGACGATAAAGGCGAAGCTTTTACGCTTAGTCCTGACCCGCTGCTCGATACCCTTCAGGGACATCTGCAGGGTGTGAAGCTGGGCGACACCAGCTCTAATGTACGTGCTATTCTCGAAGATGAGCAGCTGTTCGGCGTGAAGCTGTATGACATCGGCCTTGGCGGCAAAATCGAGGGCATGTTCTACGAGCTGCTGGCCGGGACGGGAGCGGTAAGAAGCACGCTAGAGAAATACGTGAAATAA
- the uxuA gene encoding mannonate dehydratase, which yields MNMTWRWYGEGNDNVTLDHIRQIPGVMGIVWSLHHKVAGEVWEMEEIQKVADQITAKGFSTAVVESVNVHDDIKIGLPSRDQYIDIYIDTIRKLAKVGVKVICYNFMPVFDWTRTELYKELPDGSNALFYEKAAITDNPREMVDRILKGAGEFTMPGWEPERLERLDDLFAAYADVTEDKLFENLVYFLERIMPVCEEVDIKMAIHPDDPAWPIFGLPRIIRSRDTIRRMLDAVDSPYNGLTFCTGSLGTNPANDLPAMIREFHDRIYFAHIRNVKVFENGDFIEVSHRGRDGSVDVAEVVKAYHESGFTGYVRPDHGRHLWGEEKNCRPGYGLYDRAMGIMYLLGVWDSLENVKEAK from the coding sequence ATGAACATGACATGGAGATGGTACGGCGAAGGGAACGACAATGTTACTCTGGATCACATCCGGCAAATTCCGGGGGTAATGGGCATTGTATGGTCGCTGCATCATAAGGTGGCAGGGGAAGTGTGGGAGATGGAGGAAATCCAGAAGGTTGCGGATCAGATTACAGCCAAGGGCTTCAGCACCGCTGTAGTAGAGAGTGTTAACGTTCATGATGACATTAAGATCGGCCTGCCGTCCCGCGACCAATACATCGACATTTACATTGATACGATCCGTAAGCTGGCCAAAGTCGGCGTAAAGGTCATCTGCTACAACTTTATGCCGGTCTTCGACTGGACGCGTACGGAGCTGTACAAGGAGCTGCCGGACGGATCGAACGCCCTCTTTTATGAAAAGGCTGCCATTACCGATAATCCGCGCGAGATGGTTGACCGCATCCTTAAGGGCGCAGGCGAATTTACAATGCCGGGCTGGGAACCGGAGCGTCTGGAGAGGCTGGATGATCTGTTCGCGGCTTATGCTGATGTGACAGAAGATAAATTGTTCGAGAACCTGGTGTACTTCCTGGAGCGCATCATGCCGGTATGTGAAGAAGTGGATATCAAAATGGCGATTCACCCTGACGATCCGGCCTGGCCGATCTTTGGGCTGCCGCGCATCATCCGCAGCCGGGACACGATCCGCCGGATGCTGGATGCCGTAGACAGCCCGTACAACGGACTGACCTTCTGCACAGGTTCGCTCGGCACCAATCCCGCGAATGATCTGCCGGCGATGATCCGCGAGTTCCATGACCGGATTTATTTTGCCCATATCCGTAACGTTAAGGTATTCGAGAATGGAGACTTTATCGAAGTGTCCCACCGCGGCCGCGACGGCAGTGTTGATGTGGCTGAGGTGGTAAAGGCCTATCATGAGAGCGGGTTCACCGGCTATGTGCGTCCGGACCACGGCCGTCACCTTTGGGGAGAAGAGAAGAACTGCCGTCCGGGCTATGGCCTCTACGACAGAGCGATGGGTATTATGTATCTGCTTGGCGTATGGGATAGCCTGGAGAATGTAAAGGAGGCGAAGTAA
- a CDS encoding GntR family transcriptional regulator, whose protein sequence is MSIKEEIMKTLKQEILTLTLKPGAILSETVLSERFQISRTPLRDVLKQLSLESYIDIYPKKGNLVSFIDLESVEQIIFLRSVLEKEIIKHLSEHLALKGVHELKDILDRQKAVIREDNATEPFLNLDDAFHAALFRLAGREYLWNLIQQSNVHYVRYRRLHMLRKEKLEEIWHEHQRILEYMTQRETDKLEALIHHHLREDINSLYLQENFAEYIRG, encoded by the coding sequence ATGTCAATCAAAGAAGAAATCATGAAAACATTGAAGCAGGAAATCCTCACCCTGACCCTGAAGCCGGGCGCCATCCTCAGTGAGACTGTCCTGTCCGAACGGTTCCAGATTTCACGGACACCGCTGCGTGATGTGCTGAAGCAGCTCAGTCTGGAATCGTATATTGATATTTATCCCAAGAAGGGGAATCTGGTCTCTTTTATCGATCTGGAGTCGGTGGAGCAGATTATTTTTCTGCGGAGTGTACTCGAGAAGGAGATCATTAAGCATCTCTCGGAGCATCTTGCGCTGAAGGGTGTGCATGAGCTGAAGGATATACTGGACCGGCAGAAGGCCGTTATCCGTGAAGACAATGCCACCGAACCGTTCCTCAACCTGGACGATGCGTTCCATGCCGCCCTGTTCCGGCTGGCCGGCCGGGAGTATCTGTGGAACCTGATTCAGCAGTCCAATGTGCATTATGTCCGCTACCGCAGGCTGCACATGCTGAGAAAAGAAAAGCTCGAGGAAATCTGGCACGAACACCAGCGTATCCTCGAATACATGACACAGCGCGAGACCGATAAGCTGGAGGCGCTGATCCATCACCATCTGCGGGAGGATATTAACTCCCTGTATCTGCAGGAGAATTTTGCGGAGTATATCCGGGGTTAG
- a CDS encoding glutathione peroxidase, with translation MSIYDFQVNTISGKTIDLSMYLGKVLLIVNTASMCSYSRQFAGLQKLYESYSKQGFEILGFPCNQFNGKEPGNNPEVQEYCKQSFGVTFPLFEKVEVRGQTAHPVFKFLTEQAPFQGFDTRTPNGEWMQNFLQEKYPEIYAGDGIKWNFTKFLIGRNGQVHNRYETMIEPFEIQPAIEGLLLK, from the coding sequence ATGTCTATATATGATTTTCAAGTAAATACGATCAGTGGTAAGACCATTGACTTATCAATGTACCTCGGAAAAGTACTCCTTATTGTTAACACTGCCAGTATGTGCAGTTATTCCCGCCAATTCGCCGGTCTTCAAAAGCTTTATGAAAGCTACAGTAAACAGGGATTTGAAATACTCGGTTTTCCTTGTAACCAGTTCAATGGGAAAGAGCCCGGAAATAACCCGGAGGTGCAGGAATATTGTAAGCAAAGCTTCGGAGTGACGTTTCCGTTATTTGAGAAAGTGGAGGTTAGGGGACAGACTGCTCATCCAGTATTCAAGTTTTTAACGGAGCAAGCGCCATTTCAAGGCTTCGATACCCGGACTCCGAACGGGGAATGGATGCAGAATTTCCTGCAAGAAAAATATCCTGAGATTTACGCCGGGGATGGGATCAAGTGGAATTTCACAAAATTTTTGATCGGCCGGAACGGACAAGTACATAATAGATACGAAACAATGATAGAACCGTTTGAAATACAGCCGGCAATCGAAGGACTGCTATTAAAGTAA
- a CDS encoding sugar-binding domain-containing protein — protein MNTARKWNGGWQFSKQPLGSELTKVMAEADWMPVTLPHDWLIYDTNALYENGEGWYSKTLTLDKIPLERCCALRFEGVYMDSTLYVNGQEAGEWKYGYSTFEFNITPYLQEGDNSIVMRVVHESPNSRWYSGAGIYRSVWLREYPLSHIAADGIYIAARPADGGNWTVDVDTELELADTADRPGDNVQNHAAGGEKAAYTLRHTVLDADGNAVAREESAVLMADGGGTVHAHCRLAVKQPALWDIEHPQLYWLKTELLAGGIVIQEERERFGFRTVELDSEKGFFLNGRSFKLNGVCQHHDLGALGAAVNKAALRRQIVLLQEMGVNAIRTAHNMPAVELMELADEMGVLIVSEAFDMWERSKTPYDYARFFPDWWRKDIASWVRRDRNRPSLIMWSIGNEIYDTHAGERGQEVTRMLQDEVLLHDPRGNGFATIGSNYMPWENARKCADIVKVAGYNYGEKYYDAHHAEHPDWIIYGSETCSTVQSRGVYHFPLEQPVLADDDLQCSALGNSSTSWGAKNTETCITGDRDAKYSLGQFLWTGFDYIGEPTPYHTKNSYFGQLDTAGFPKDSCYIYQAEWTDYRISPMVHIFPYWDFSEGQLIDVRVCSNAPRIELFLDDVSQGTYDIDHENGLQLVGNWKLPFKAGVLRADAYDEHGQVIASEQRASFGDAASLVLAADKQELAADGQDLIFVTIAAVDANGLPVENANNRVQLSIEGPGRLVGLDNGDSTDYEAYKGTSRRMFSGKLLAIIAGTLEPGAITLRAESAGLAGAEIVLQAVPAVMAAGGDQEERVLYADCPLEAGRETGRSTGDTGGETLLEVPVRKLEILCPEGTVLTPDKSGLPIRVKLHPENATYQDVEWRITNAAGVDSNIAALEVKGQEVLITPLGDGDVFVRCGVRNGAEGIRIYSQMEIQLSGFGQAYLNPYEFISAAYHSTASYNLTNGNERGVATAREGESLICFERIDFGSYGADELTLPIFALDSEEYPIEIWEGIPGRPGAVLLDTVLYQKPSRWNVYQEETYKLPRRLRGVTTLSFILRKKIHLKGFLFARQQKAFARLGALDNSRIYGDTFSAVESAIEGIGNNVSLIYEDMDFGTQGAARLQICGRSPLANNTVHLLFSGPDGDSKQLVEFPGADSYTVREFALEPVHGAQTVTFLFLPGSNFDLQWFRFMPGDEQENGEQGNKH, from the coding sequence ATGAACACTGCGCGTAAATGGAACGGGGGCTGGCAGTTCAGCAAGCAGCCGCTGGGATCTGAGCTGACAAAAGTAATGGCGGAGGCGGACTGGATGCCGGTTACCCTGCCGCATGACTGGCTGATCTATGATACGAATGCGCTCTATGAGAACGGGGAGGGCTGGTACAGCAAGACGCTTACACTGGATAAAATACCGCTGGAGCGCTGCTGCGCTCTGCGTTTTGAAGGCGTATACATGGATTCGACGCTGTACGTAAACGGACAGGAGGCGGGGGAGTGGAAGTATGGGTATTCCACCTTTGAGTTTAACATTACGCCTTATCTGCAGGAAGGTGATAATAGCATTGTGATGCGGGTCGTCCATGAATCGCCCAATTCCCGCTGGTACTCCGGGGCAGGCATTTACCGCTCGGTGTGGCTGCGTGAATATCCGCTGAGCCATATTGCTGCTGACGGAATCTACATTGCTGCGCGACCGGCAGACGGCGGGAACTGGACGGTGGATGTGGATACAGAGCTGGAGCTGGCAGATACTGCCGACAGGCCGGGAGACAACGTGCAGAACCATGCAGCCGGCGGGGAAAAGGCAGCTTACACGCTCCGCCACACGGTGCTGGACGCGGACGGTAATGCTGTGGCCCGGGAGGAGTCCGCAGTGCTGATGGCGGACGGCGGCGGGACCGTGCATGCCCACTGCCGTCTGGCAGTGAAGCAGCCTGCGCTCTGGGATATTGAGCATCCGCAACTGTACTGGCTCAAGACAGAGCTGCTGGCCGGAGGGATCGTTATTCAGGAAGAGCGTGAGCGTTTCGGCTTCCGGACGGTGGAGCTGGACAGTGAGAAAGGATTTTTCCTCAACGGCCGGTCCTTTAAGCTGAACGGGGTGTGCCAGCACCATGATCTTGGCGCGCTGGGGGCAGCGGTTAATAAGGCCGCGCTGCGGCGGCAGATTGTGCTGCTGCAGGAGATGGGCGTGAACGCGATCCGTACCGCTCATAATATGCCTGCGGTCGAGCTGATGGAGCTGGCGGATGAGATGGGCGTGCTGATTGTGTCGGAGGCGTTTGACATGTGGGAGCGCAGCAAGACGCCGTACGACTACGCCCGTTTCTTCCCGGATTGGTGGAGGAAGGATATTGCCAGCTGGGTCCGGCGCGACCGGAACCGTCCGAGCCTGATCATGTGGAGCATCGGCAACGAGATCTATGATACTCACGCTGGTGAGCGGGGCCAGGAGGTTACCCGGATGCTCCAGGATGAGGTGCTGCTGCATGACCCGCGGGGCAACGGTTTTGCGACAATTGGCTCGAACTATATGCCGTGGGAGAATGCCCGGAAATGCGCAGACATCGTCAAGGTTGCCGGGTATAACTACGGTGAGAAATATTATGATGCTCATCATGCGGAGCATCCCGACTGGATTATCTACGGCAGCGAGACCTGCTCGACGGTGCAGAGCCGGGGAGTCTATCATTTTCCGCTGGAGCAGCCGGTGCTTGCCGATGATGACCTGCAGTGTTCAGCGCTTGGCAACAGCTCGACCAGCTGGGGCGCGAAGAATACAGAAACCTGCATCACCGGAGACCGGGACGCCAAGTATTCCCTGGGACAATTCCTCTGGACCGGCTTTGACTATATCGGGGAGCCGACACCGTATCATACCAAGAACTCCTACTTCGGACAGCTGGATACCGCCGGGTTCCCGAAGGATTCCTGTTATATTTATCAGGCGGAGTGGACGGATTACCGGATTTCCCCGATGGTTCATATTTTTCCGTATTGGGATTTCTCTGAAGGGCAGCTGATCGATGTCCGTGTCTGCTCTAACGCCCCGCGGATTGAGCTGTTCCTGGATGACGTATCGCAGGGAACCTATGATATTGACCATGAAAACGGCCTGCAGCTGGTAGGGAACTGGAAGCTGCCTTTTAAGGCAGGTGTTCTCCGGGCCGATGCCTATGATGAGCATGGCCAGGTGATTGCTTCAGAGCAGCGGGCTTCCTTCGGTGATGCGGCTTCGCTCGTTCTGGCAGCCGACAAGCAGGAGCTGGCCGCTGACGGGCAGGATCTGATTTTTGTCACCATTGCGGCTGTTGATGCTAATGGCCTGCCGGTGGAGAATGCCAACAACCGGGTACAGCTGAGCATCGAAGGACCGGGACGGCTGGTCGGCCTGGATAACGGGGACAGCACCGATTACGAAGCCTACAAAGGCACAAGCCGCCGGATGTTCAGCGGCAAGCTGCTGGCGATTATTGCCGGTACACTGGAGCCGGGGGCGATAACGCTGCGCGCGGAATCCGCAGGTCTTGCCGGTGCAGAAATCGTGCTGCAGGCTGTGCCTGCTGTTATGGCTGCGGGGGGAGATCAGGAGGAGCGGGTGCTCTACGCGGATTGCCCGCTTGAAGCCGGGCGGGAAACTGGCCGGAGCACCGGGGATACCGGCGGTGAGACCCTGCTTGAGGTGCCGGTGCGGAAGCTGGAGATCCTCTGCCCGGAAGGCACTGTGCTGACCCCGGACAAGTCCGGCTTGCCCATCCGCGTGAAGCTGCACCCGGAGAACGCCACTTATCAGGATGTGGAATGGCGCATCACCAACGCGGCCGGAGTGGATTCCAATATTGCTGCGCTTGAGGTTAAGGGACAGGAAGTGCTGATTACCCCTCTCGGGGACGGAGACGTCTTTGTACGGTGCGGAGTGCGTAACGGGGCAGAGGGCATCCGGATCTATTCACAGATGGAGATCCAGCTTAGCGGCTTCGGCCAGGCTTATCTGAATCCGTATGAATTCATCTCCGCCGCTTATCACAGCACCGCCAGCTACAACCTGACCAACGGCAATGAACGCGGTGTGGCGACGGCGCGTGAAGGGGAGAGCCTAATCTGCTTCGAGCGGATCGACTTCGGCAGCTACGGCGCAGATGAATTGACGCTGCCTATATTCGCACTGGACAGCGAGGAATATCCGATAGAGATCTGGGAAGGGATTCCGGGCCGGCCCGGCGCAGTGCTGCTGGATACAGTATTGTACCAGAAGCCGTCCCGCTGGAATGTGTACCAGGAGGAGACGTATAAGCTTCCCCGGCGCCTGCGGGGCGTCACAACATTATCCTTCATTCTGCGCAAAAAGATCCACCTCAAAGGCTTCCTGTTCGCCCGTCAGCAAAAAGCGTTCGCCCGTCTCGGCGCACTGGATAACAGCCGGATTTACGGTGATACCTTCTCTGCTGTGGAGAGTGCAATTGAGGGGATCGGCAACAATGTATCGCTGATCTATGAGGATATGGACTTCGGCACGCAGGGAGCAGCACGGCTGCAGATCTGCGGGCGTTCTCCGCTTGCGAACAACACGGTGCACCTGCTGTTCAGCGGCCCGGATGGAGACTCCAAGCAGCTGGTTGAATTCCCGGGAGCAGACAGCTATACGGTGCGGGAATTTGCGCTTGAGCCTGTACACGGCGCACAAACGGTAACCTTCCTGTTCCTGCCGGGCAGTAACTTTGACCTGCAGTGGTTCCGGTTTATGCCGGGTGATGAGCAGGAAAACGGAGAGCAGGGCAACAAGCATTAG
- a CDS encoding extracellular solute-binding protein, which yields MSKSWRKGRARHSAIFLLGIALLAGGCGGSNNESASNTPSGNPSVESADFSYPMAGDITLTFMNEQLGGTPERLPIDDEYELRTGIRIRQLGGTPMNDQKFSLLLASGGLPDIFLNTWLQFPGGPDKAVEQGYILKLNDLIGQYAPNLKRTLAEHPEIDKMIKTDAGTYYAFPFIRSETGRVYGGPIIREDWLDELGLGIPETIGEWHTVLTAFKEQKQASAPLTLRTLFLGERTGGFAGAFGVMGNFYVNDGQVVYGYLEPGYKEYLKTMAQWYKEGLIDKDFASIDAATVDKKMTSGESGATIGWQFYIESYNSAAQAAGLNAGFAAAPYPAAAKGKTPEFGQLDNPYAGTYSAAISANTKHVEAAMRWLDYAFTEEGSMLNTFGIEGTTYTLAGGGPEYTDFVANNPDGISSDQIMLKYSHGTNFPMIQQDNNLPVKFTQTTEAIDIWKNTNHERHLLPPVTPTGEESDELGSIMNDINTLVKETELKIILGTESVDNYDKYVQQMRDMGIERALDIQQAAYERYLKR from the coding sequence TTGAGCAAAAGTTGGAGAAAAGGAAGGGCCAGGCATTCAGCCATTTTTTTACTGGGCATTGCCCTGCTTGCCGGAGGATGCGGAGGCTCTAATAATGAAAGCGCTTCTAACACACCCTCGGGCAATCCGTCTGTGGAATCCGCTGATTTTTCCTATCCCATGGCCGGGGACATCACGCTCACGTTTATGAATGAGCAGCTGGGCGGGACGCCGGAGCGTCTGCCGATTGATGACGAGTATGAGCTTAGAACAGGAATACGGATCAGGCAGCTCGGGGGCACACCGATGAACGACCAGAAATTCAGTCTGCTGCTGGCGTCGGGCGGGCTGCCTGATATTTTTCTCAACACCTGGCTGCAGTTCCCCGGCGGTCCCGATAAAGCGGTGGAGCAGGGCTACATTCTCAAGCTGAATGATCTGATCGGCCAATATGCGCCCAACCTGAAACGAACGCTGGCCGAGCACCCGGAAATCGATAAAATGATCAAAACCGATGCCGGCACCTACTACGCCTTCCCGTTCATCCGTTCGGAAACCGGCAGGGTGTACGGCGGACCGATCATCCGCGAGGACTGGCTGGACGAGCTGGGGCTTGGCATCCCGGAGACGATCGGCGAGTGGCATACGGTTCTGACCGCTTTTAAAGAACAAAAACAAGCCAGCGCCCCGCTGACGCTCCGGACCTTATTTCTGGGCGAGCGGACTGGCGGCTTTGCCGGGGCTTTCGGGGTGATGGGCAACTTCTATGTCAATGACGGGCAGGTGGTCTACGGCTACCTGGAGCCGGGATATAAGGAGTATTTGAAGACGATGGCCCAGTGGTATAAGGAGGGACTGATCGACAAGGATTTTGCCTCCATCGATGCGGCGACTGTGGATAAAAAAATGACCTCGGGCGAGAGCGGAGCGACAATCGGCTGGCAATTTTACATCGAGAGCTATAATTCGGCTGCACAGGCAGCGGGTTTGAACGCCGGTTTCGCAGCCGCCCCGTATCCTGCCGCAGCCAAGGGGAAGACGCCGGAGTTCGGCCAGCTCGATAATCCCTATGCCGGAACGTACTCTGCAGCCATTTCGGCTAATACGAAGCATGTGGAGGCGGCGATGCGCTGGCTTGATTATGCTTTTACCGAGGAGGGCAGTATGCTGAACACTTTCGGAATCGAGGGGACTACGTATACTTTGGCGGGCGGAGGGCCGGAATACACGGATTTTGTCGCGAATAACCCGGATGGGATTTCCAGTGATCAAATCATGCTGAAGTACTCCCACGGTACCAATTTTCCGATGATTCAGCAGGATAATAATCTGCCGGTCAAATTCACCCAGACTACGGAAGCCATTGACATCTGGAAAAATACGAACCACGAACGCCATCTGCTCCCGCCGGTTACGCCGACAGGCGAGGAATCCGATGAGCTGGGCAGCATTATGAACGACATCAACACACTGGTCAAAGAAACGGAACTCAAAATCATTCTGGGCACCGAGTCCGTGGATAACTACGATAAATACGTACAGCAGATGCGCGATATGGGGATTGAGCGGGCGCTGGACATTCAGCAGGCAGCCTATGAGCGGTATCTGAAGCGTTAA
- a CDS encoding Nif3-like dinuclear metal center hexameric protein: MTITFGTVIDWLTAGIPVPEQTVDRLETGAPETEVRGIVTAFTASQYVIEQAAVLGANLILSHEGIYYSHQDQRERLCRDPVYLQKSALLAGSETGIYRLHDYVHRYTPDGITEGLIAALGWQEYVAEHRPAVSILTLPPAALREIAEHVKRRLQLSNVRAAGDVSGTCSKIGILVGYRGGGQLAIPLYGEEGLDLIIAGEGPEWETPEYVRDAVQQGRSKALIMLGHAESEAPGMRLLAERLAAQFPAVPVHYIPERPVFEVI; encoded by the coding sequence ATGACAATTACCTTTGGAACGGTTATTGACTGGCTGACGGCCGGAATTCCCGTGCCGGAGCAGACGGTAGACAGGCTGGAAACAGGAGCACCGGAGACGGAGGTGCGGGGAATTGTCACCGCATTTACCGCCTCGCAATATGTGATAGAACAGGCGGCTGTCCTGGGAGCCAACCTGATCCTCTCCCATGAAGGAATCTATTACAGCCACCAGGACCAGCGTGAACGGCTCTGTCGGGACCCGGTTTACCTCCAGAAGTCGGCGCTGCTTGCCGGCTCGGAAACAGGCATTTACCGGCTCCATGACTATGTACACCGCTATACGCCGGACGGTATTACCGAGGGGCTGATTGCAGCACTGGGCTGGCAGGAGTATGTGGCAGAGCACCGCCCGGCGGTGTCCATTCTGACGCTCCCGCCCGCAGCGCTCAGGGAGATTGCGGAGCATGTGAAGCGCAGGCTGCAGCTTTCAAATGTACGCGCAGCAGGGGATGTATCCGGTACCTGCAGCAAAATTGGCATTCTGGTCGGCTACCGCGGCGGCGGCCAGCTGGCGATTCCCCTGTACGGGGAAGAAGGGCTGGACCTGATTATTGCCGGGGAGGGACCGGAATGGGAGACGCCGGAATATGTCAGGGATGCCGTGCAGCAGGGGCGCAGCAAGGCGTTGATCATGCTCGGGCACGCCGAGAGTGAGGCACCGGGCATGAGGCTGCTGGCAGAGCGGCTGGCGGCGCAGTTTCCGGCGGTGCCGGTGCATTACATCCCGGAACGCCCGGTGTTTGAAGTGATTTAA